Proteins from a genomic interval of Rhodothermales bacterium:
- a CDS encoding T9SS type A sorting domain-containing protein, giving the protein MSSRLIALCFCFLVTLPLQADPTLRVLNPTRAWQNYQGTIEEALVSMRPRGAYMEVGLYLTFSARSSGLPANTQLEVEYKFSLPEGSIVTDSWLWVGDDIMQALIIDQWTAASIYEGIVNRRRDPSILYKRGPDNYELRVYPLLLNDTRKVKLTYLVPIDVVDTQASVPLPLELLEDSRHPVKNLDVLAWSYDETASPGILEGAGPGFELKNDPRLGFHYRQTLNLTALPHRARLNLTVPIPFDDGLYLSSYQGKENNYYQLILQPSSVLGATTSRKVAVLIDNDAGNASIDRAQLMQQVRASLKATLSHTDFFNLFVSQLDVKQYAAGWLPADDATIDDAFDEIGVPATYSSLPALLKRGFEFIQRQGNEGTVLLISASDQFGTNQVANQLLRDLGANSFGGNVQVIDYQDRSVDQFRINGVWYRGNGYLYTNLSRATGGSYVTLSDGSSLTAVLPQAIRANGRTLTAVDLYTSLSSGFTYGRTTSLSSDGLHSASEPIVQIGKYVGAPPFSITFSGINRQDAFSVTRDVAADAVVQADSSSEKAWVGNYIRELERLPESNPLINEILNLSLEHRVLSQYSAFLALEPSDTTRACTSCVDESAATNVDDDPELPQADSLLQVYPNPFSSVTNIEVSIPASLAGDAVSLTVFDVLGRAVRQLPLRRSGGRHTLQWDGSGDDGRRLAAGVYMVVLSTPHGTRSLKAVLY; this is encoded by the coding sequence ATGAGCTCCCGTCTCATTGCACTTTGCTTCTGCTTCCTTGTAACCCTTCCACTCCAAGCCGACCCCACCCTGCGGGTTCTGAATCCTACCCGCGCCTGGCAAAATTACCAGGGCACTATTGAAGAGGCGCTGGTCTCCATGAGACCACGAGGCGCCTACATGGAGGTCGGTCTCTACCTCACATTCTCCGCCCGCTCATCCGGGCTGCCCGCCAACACCCAACTCGAAGTCGAGTACAAGTTCAGCCTGCCCGAAGGCTCGATCGTGACCGACTCCTGGTTGTGGGTAGGTGACGACATCATGCAGGCGCTGATCATCGATCAGTGGACCGCCGCCTCCATCTACGAGGGCATTGTCAACCGAAGGCGGGACCCCTCCATCCTGTACAAACGAGGACCGGACAACTACGAACTGAGGGTGTACCCCCTCCTTCTCAACGACACCAGAAAGGTCAAGCTGACGTATCTGGTGCCCATCGATGTCGTCGATACCCAGGCATCGGTCCCCCTTCCACTGGAGTTACTGGAGGACTCGAGGCATCCGGTCAAGAATCTCGATGTCCTGGCCTGGAGTTATGACGAGACCGCATCGCCCGGCATCCTGGAAGGCGCAGGCCCGGGATTTGAACTGAAGAATGATCCGCGGCTGGGATTCCATTACCGTCAGACCCTGAACCTGACCGCGCTTCCGCACCGAGCACGGCTCAACCTGACTGTGCCCATTCCGTTTGACGACGGCCTCTATCTCAGCTCCTACCAGGGGAAGGAGAACAACTACTACCAGCTGATTCTTCAGCCTTCCAGCGTGCTGGGTGCGACCACCTCACGCAAGGTCGCGGTCCTGATCGACAACGATGCCGGCAATGCGTCGATTGACCGCGCCCAATTGATGCAGCAGGTGCGGGCCTCGCTGAAGGCCACGCTGAGTCATACCGACTTCTTCAACCTGTTCGTGTCGCAGCTGGATGTCAAGCAGTACGCGGCGGGGTGGCTTCCCGCGGACGATGCCACCATCGATGACGCGTTCGACGAGATCGGCGTCCCGGCCACCTACAGCAGCCTTCCGGCATTGCTCAAGCGGGGCTTCGAGTTCATCCAGCGGCAGGGAAATGAAGGCACCGTGCTCCTCATCTCGGCTTCCGATCAGTTTGGCACCAACCAGGTGGCCAACCAGCTGCTTCGTGACCTGGGCGCCAATTCCTTTGGCGGCAACGTGCAGGTCATCGACTACCAGGACCGCAGCGTGGACCAGTTTCGCATCAACGGTGTCTGGTATCGCGGAAACGGCTATCTGTACACGAATCTCTCCCGTGCGACTGGCGGGTCCTATGTAACCCTGAGTGACGGATCGAGTCTGACCGCAGTCCTGCCGCAGGCGATCAGGGCCAACGGTCGCACGCTGACGGCGGTGGATCTCTACACCAGTCTATCGTCGGGATTTACCTACGGCCGCACCACGTCCCTGTCCTCCGACGGTCTGCATTCTGCCAGCGAGCCCATCGTACAGATAGGCAAGTACGTGGGCGCACCACCCTTTTCGATCACCTTCTCCGGGATCAACCGGCAGGACGCGTTTTCTGTCACCCGTGATGTGGCGGCAGACGCTGTGGTTCAGGCGGACAGCAGCTCCGAGAAGGCGTGGGTGGGCAACTACATCAGGGAGCTGGAGCGTTTGCCGGAAAGCAATCCGCTGATCAATGAGATCCTGAATCTGTCCCTGGAGCATCGGGTGTTGAGCCAGTACAGCGCCTTCCTGGCGCTGGAGCCGAGCGATACCACACGTGCCTGCACGAGCTGTGTGGACGAGTCGGCGGCTACGAATGTCGACGACGATCCGGAATTGCCGCAGGCGGACAGCCTGCTCCAGGTATACCCGAATCCCTTTTCCTCGGTGACGAACATCGAGGTCTCCATCCCGGCGTCCTTGGCGGGCGATGCGGT
- a CDS encoding response regulator: MSSPGLRIRLNGLRGAMSVVLLLLGLHTQANAQTAVFEQFPGTPVANSHVTAVLQDHLGYLWIGTQGEGLFRYDGYTFHQYAPDSKSRSSLASSHVTSLYEDRQGTLWVTSWAGLSRFDRTLDGFTSWPVSPTGAWTMAVSETPAGDLLVGTLEGLFQLSRGKDGLEPVDGPLGTEVGDARVHAFLRTADGSVWLATDRGIFIKDFSGQVTRLRHDPASADGLPNDDIVDLAQTRDGAVWAATRVAGLARIESGKVTTFRHDPANPHSLALDRLLTVAADDRGRLWIGTENGGLDRFDPASGVFTHARTDADDPNSIAHPSVWALHLDRVGDLWVGTFAGGLNVLRATPPAVELYRSRPGDPRSLRSNATKALVESRVGDLWVATDGGGFYRQQRGTRTFEHFDSGNTRLQSDAVLALFEDLDGLIWVGTWGGGMGAFDPERRRFVRYYTQTEGLPSPNIFGISQDATGAIWALAFGGGLVRLDTATGAMSVWSGPDLGLADNYNLILATTPQGELVIGSQDDGISVFDPVRESFQVYKQLRGDRRGLSDNTVLSVLAPNPESLWIGTDLGLNVVERTTGRVRILTSADGLPSNHIVGVELDPHGVPWIATNRGLCRFDMARRSCSLLTVEDGLQENGFTRGVHGRTSDGRLLFGGSNGFNVIHPSRVGLNKTAPRVALTGFQLFNREVDPKDPDSPLQAHISVAPSLTLRYDQNVLTFEYAALDFTNPAKNQYSYRLVGFDPDWHDVGTRRRATYSNLDPGTYELLVRGSNSDGVWSTEPASLNITVLPPFWKTIWFRSLMALVAVALMAGLLVGAHRIGQVGTIRRKLRVEAELRAKAQAANVAKDQFLANMSHEIRTPMNGVMGMIELTLDSPLTSAQREYLDMAATSARSLLSIINDILDFSKIEAGMMGMEAIAFDIRKRLGSTVKSLAFRAQSKGLNLALDIDPAVPRLLHGDPTRLAQVIVNLVGNAIKFTETGEIVVSVAPTERSSAESIELQFSVRDTGIGIPEAQQSKVFEAFVQADMSTTRHYGGTGLGLVICGRLVELMKGRIWLESKPGEGSTFSFTAQFEPSKDVVPSLALAQDTPLEGLNVLVVDDNDTNRFILERMLCNWRMTPTLVASGEDALRHMEGPDGKPAFSLVLLDYQMPNMDGLEVARNIRQRWGADEVALVMLTSLTELHLTEQISALDVAVHVLKPFTQSEVLDGILAVTQGEVAGIPADSASLDGRRVRILLAEDNAVNRTLAIRILENAGHEVTIAENGELAVEAFRSGTFDIVLMDMQMPVMDGFEATRLIRQAESTSGSRTPIVALTARALDGDEQRCLEAGMDAYICKPIRAAELAQTIRRLAGGAADRATA; the protein is encoded by the coding sequence TTGTCCTCCCCGGGCCTTCGCATCCGCCTCAACGGTTTGCGTGGCGCGATGTCCGTGGTCTTGCTGCTGCTGGGACTGCACACCCAGGCCAACGCGCAGACCGCAGTATTTGAGCAATTTCCCGGCACCCCCGTAGCGAACTCGCACGTTACCGCCGTGCTGCAGGACCACCTGGGGTACCTCTGGATCGGCACGCAGGGTGAGGGGCTCTTTCGCTACGATGGCTACACGTTTCACCAGTATGCGCCGGATTCCAAGTCACGCTCGTCGCTGGCTTCCAGCCATGTGACCAGTCTCTATGAGGACCGGCAAGGAACGCTCTGGGTGACTTCGTGGGCCGGTCTGAGCCGATTCGACCGCACACTCGACGGATTCACCAGCTGGCCGGTCTCTCCTACCGGCGCCTGGACCATGGCGGTCTCGGAGACGCCTGCCGGGGACCTGCTCGTAGGCACACTGGAGGGATTGTTTCAGCTCAGCCGCGGAAAGGATGGACTCGAGCCGGTTGATGGTCCGCTCGGCACGGAGGTGGGTGACGCTCGGGTTCACGCGTTCTTGCGCACAGCGGACGGAAGCGTGTGGCTGGCAACCGATCGCGGCATTTTCATCAAGGACTTCTCGGGCCAGGTCACTCGCCTCCGGCACGATCCAGCTTCGGCGGACGGGCTGCCCAACGACGACATTGTCGACCTTGCCCAAACACGCGACGGGGCAGTTTGGGCCGCAACCCGCGTCGCGGGCCTGGCCCGCATCGAATCGGGCAAAGTGACGACCTTCCGGCACGATCCAGCCAACCCGCACTCGCTCGCTCTGGACCGCCTCCTAACGGTAGCCGCCGATGACCGCGGTCGACTTTGGATTGGTACGGAGAATGGCGGCCTGGATCGCTTCGACCCCGCGAGCGGGGTGTTCACGCACGCGAGAACGGACGCGGATGATCCCAACAGCATCGCCCATCCGTCCGTCTGGGCCCTGCACCTGGACCGGGTCGGTGATCTGTGGGTGGGCACCTTTGCAGGCGGACTCAACGTGCTTCGCGCCACACCGCCGGCGGTTGAGTTGTATCGAAGCCGTCCCGGGGACCCCAGATCCCTGCGGTCGAACGCGACCAAGGCATTGGTGGAGTCGCGAGTCGGAGACCTCTGGGTGGCAACCGACGGTGGCGGATTCTATCGACAGCAACGCGGCACCCGCACTTTCGAGCATTTCGACTCGGGCAACACACGCCTTCAAAGCGACGCCGTGCTTGCCTTGTTTGAGGATCTCGACGGCCTGATATGGGTCGGCACATGGGGCGGCGGCATGGGCGCGTTCGACCCGGAACGCAGACGGTTCGTTCGCTACTACACGCAGACAGAAGGCCTTCCCTCCCCGAACATTTTCGGTATCTCACAGGATGCCACCGGCGCCATCTGGGCCCTCGCCTTCGGGGGTGGCCTTGTCCGGCTCGACACCGCCACAGGAGCCATGAGTGTCTGGTCGGGCCCGGACCTGGGCCTGGCCGACAATTACAACCTCATCCTCGCCACGACTCCGCAGGGAGAACTGGTCATTGGATCTCAGGATGACGGCATCAGCGTGTTCGATCCGGTCCGCGAGTCGTTTCAGGTGTACAAGCAGCTGCGCGGAGACCGCCGGGGACTGAGTGACAACACCGTGCTCTCCGTGTTGGCCCCGAATCCGGAATCCCTGTGGATAGGAACGGATCTCGGGTTGAACGTCGTCGAGCGCACAACAGGGAGAGTGCGCATCCTGACTAGCGCGGACGGGTTGCCGAGCAACCACATCGTGGGCGTGGAACTGGATCCTCATGGGGTTCCCTGGATTGCCACCAATCGCGGTCTCTGCCGGTTTGACATGGCCCGGCGCTCGTGCAGCTTGCTCACGGTCGAGGACGGCCTTCAGGAAAACGGATTCACACGAGGGGTACACGGGCGGACCAGTGACGGTCGGCTGCTGTTCGGCGGATCGAATGGATTCAACGTCATCCACCCGAGTCGCGTCGGCCTGAACAAGACGGCACCAAGGGTCGCGCTCACCGGATTCCAGCTGTTCAACCGGGAAGTGGATCCGAAGGACCCCGACTCCCCCCTGCAGGCGCACATCAGCGTCGCGCCCAGCCTCACGCTCAGGTACGACCAGAACGTACTCACCTTCGAATATGCTGCTCTGGACTTCACCAACCCGGCCAAGAACCAGTATTCCTATCGACTCGTCGGATTCGACCCGGACTGGCATGATGTAGGGACCCGGCGCCGCGCCACGTACAGCAATCTCGACCCCGGGACCTATGAACTACTTGTTCGCGGTTCCAATTCCGATGGGGTCTGGAGCACCGAGCCCGCTTCGCTGAACATCACCGTCCTGCCCCCCTTCTGGAAGACCATCTGGTTCAGATCGCTGATGGCTCTGGTCGCCGTCGCACTCATGGCCGGCTTGCTGGTAGGCGCTCACCGCATCGGCCAGGTAGGCACGATACGCCGGAAGCTGCGCGTCGAGGCGGAGCTGCGTGCCAAGGCCCAGGCGGCCAACGTGGCCAAGGACCAGTTCCTGGCCAACATGAGTCACGAGATCCGGACGCCCATGAACGGGGTCATGGGCATGATCGAACTCACGCTGGATTCGCCGCTGACCTCCGCGCAGCGCGAGTATCTGGACATGGCGGCCACCTCGGCCAGGTCATTGTTGTCGATCATCAACGACATACTGGACTTCTCCAAAATCGAGGCCGGTATGATGGGCATGGAGGCCATCGCCTTCGATATCCGGAAGCGGCTCGGCTCCACCGTGAAGTCTTTGGCCTTCCGCGCGCAGTCAAAAGGACTGAATCTGGCGCTCGACATTGACCCTGCGGTGCCCCGCCTGCTTCACGGCGATCCGACGCGGCTGGCGCAGGTCATCGTCAATCTGGTGGGCAATGCCATCAAGTTTACCGAGACCGGGGAAATCGTGGTCTCCGTCGCTCCCACAGAACGCTCCTCTGCAGAGTCGATTGAGCTGCAGTTCTCCGTGCGCGACACCGGAATCGGAATTCCGGAGGCCCAACAATCAAAAGTATTCGAAGCATTCGTGCAGGCGGACATGTCCACGACCCGGCACTACGGCGGGACGGGGCTCGGTCTGGTGATTTGTGGCAGGCTGGTCGAGCTCATGAAGGGCCGCATCTGGCTGGAGAGCAAGCCAGGGGAAGGAAGCACCTTCTCCTTCACGGCTCAGTTCGAGCCTTCGAAGGACGTGGTGCCTAGCCTGGCCCTGGCGCAGGACACGCCGCTCGAGGGGTTGAACGTGCTTGTTGTGGACGACAACGACACCAACCGCTTTATCCTGGAGCGAATGCTCTGCAACTGGCGCATGACGCCCACGCTGGTAGCAAGCGGAGAGGATGCCCTCAGGCACATGGAGGGACCGGACGGCAAGCCGGCATTCTCACTAGTGCTGCTGGACTACCAGATGCCCAACATGGATGGCCTGGAGGTTGCCCGAAACATCCGGCAGCGCTGGGGGGCGGACGAGGTAGCGCTGGTCATGTTGACCTCTCTGACTGAATTGCACCTGACCGAGCAAATCAGCGCTCTGGATGTCGCTGTGCATGTGCTCAAGCCGTTCACCCAGTCTGAGGTTCTGGACGGCATCCTGGCAGTCACCCAGGGTGAAGTTGCCGGGATCCCTGCGGACTCCGCGTCGCTTGATGGACGCCGCGTGCGCATCCTTCTCGCCGAAGACAACGCGGTAAACCGTACGCTGGCCATTCGCATTCTGGAGAATGCGGGGCACGAAGTGACTATTGCAGAGAACGGCGAACTGGCTGTCGAGGCATTTCGCTCAGGCACATTCGACATCGTGCTGATGGACATGCAAATGCCGGTGATGGACGGTTTCGAAGCCACCCGTCTGATTCGCCAGGCCGAGTCCACCAGCGGAAGCCGCACTCCCATCGTCGCACTCACCGCGCGTGCGCTCGACGGCGATGAACAGCGGTGCCTGGAGGCAGGCATGGACGCCTACATCTGTAAACCGATTCGCGCCGCCGAACTGGCTCAAACAATTCGTCGCCTGGCCGGCGGAGCCGCCGACCGCGCTACGGCCTAG
- a CDS encoding fasciclin domain-containing protein: MRFFSKFSLFAAVFALPLMGCDSNSSDDTTVEVTAKTIVETAIDADDFNTLVTAVQAADLVATLNGPGPFTVFAPTDAAFDALPDGTVSSLLEPENRDQLASVLTYHVVSGRVPASDVVNLTSAPTVQGATVDITVVDGVVKVNNATVIQTDIEASNGIIHVIDAVLLPPSN, encoded by the coding sequence ATGCGATTCTTTTCCAAGTTCTCTCTCTTCGCGGCAGTTTTTGCGCTTCCGCTCATGGGCTGCGACAGCAACTCAAGCGACGACACGACCGTGGAGGTCACGGCCAAGACCATCGTCGAAACGGCAATCGATGCCGATGACTTCAACACGCTGGTGACGGCCGTGCAGGCTGCCGACCTCGTAGCGACGCTCAACGGTCCGGGACCGTTCACCGTATTCGCCCCGACGGACGCCGCGTTTGACGCCCTTCCGGACGGCACGGTGAGCAGCTTGCTGGAGCCCGAAAATCGCGACCAGCTCGCCTCGGTGCTCACCTACCACGTAGTCTCCGGTCGCGTGCCCGCATCGGACGTCGTGAATCTCACCTCGGCGCCGACTGTGCAGGGTGCGACAGTAGATATCACGGTCGTTGACGGCGTGGTCAAGGTCAACAACGCCACGGTGATCCAGACAGACATCGAGGCCTCCAACGGGATCATCCACGTGATCGATGCCGTGCTGCTCCCGCCGAGCAACTAG
- a CDS encoding DUF2461 domain-containing protein: protein MAHFDPATLHFLQDLTRNNDREWFNSHKDRYTRAHDDAKGFLAALHAAMNQVDDIQGTKLWRIYRDVRFSKDKTPYNPRFGMSLSRRKPDLRGGYFLNIRPDGADIAAGFWGPNKGDLARIRAHIDTDGARFRAAAGNPQTVEVFGPMWGDSLKSAPRGYPKDHPSIDLLRYKQFLFDRKFTAAEVTGEDFHRLVVMTWLSARPFFDYMSEILTQDTDGRPVT, encoded by the coding sequence ATGGCCCATTTTGACCCCGCTACGCTGCACTTCCTCCAGGATCTGACCCGGAACAACGACCGGGAGTGGTTCAATAGTCACAAGGACCGGTACACGCGCGCCCACGACGACGCAAAAGGATTTCTGGCCGCGCTGCACGCGGCGATGAATCAGGTCGACGACATCCAGGGCACCAAACTGTGGCGCATCTATCGGGACGTCCGGTTTTCGAAGGACAAAACGCCCTACAACCCCCGATTCGGTATGTCATTGTCCAGGCGCAAACCGGACCTGCGCGGAGGATACTTTCTCAACATTCGACCGGACGGAGCGGACATTGCCGCGGGCTTCTGGGGACCGAATAAAGGCGACCTGGCGCGCATTCGCGCACACATCGATACCGACGGAGCCCGGTTTCGCGCGGCGGCGGGTAATCCACAGACGGTGGAGGTCTTCGGTCCCATGTGGGGGGACTCACTCAAGTCTGCGCCTCGAGGCTACCCCAAAGATCACCCCAGCATCGATCTGCTACGCTACAAACAGTTTCTGTTCGATCGGAAGTTCACTGCTGCAGAGGTCACGGGCGAAGATTTTCACCGCCTGGTCGTCATGACGTGGCTCTCGGCCCGGCCATTTTTTGACTACATGAGTGAGATCCTGACCCAGGATACCGATGGGCGTCCGGTAACCTGA
- a CDS encoding class I tRNA ligase family protein, which translates to MTEGTWQLNFDSAPFCNGSLHLGHVRCYVQGDVSARWLRASGLTVRYATAYDAFGLPHEAGADAAGVPTHRYVADQIDRIAGQLKRLGLSYDRTDHPRTCDPRYYRWTQWLFLALWKAGLVYRAQRDMPYCHGCREFLAATQIEQGRCWRCGARAGIQESRQWFIRTTQYATELWNGIDSLTGWSPRARTMMRSFLARKQGRLCLLEVPFEGTTHTVRLFAEQGVQAASIGLWAGHPLIRALGTPQAATTRSRRGQGGFNTDPVALLHLGHQKLVVFPMAAHDLPADVDARFLSQSGDPSELPTLHGSESGGHATTVFGVGDWLVSRSREWATPLPAVECPRCGVQPVPEEALPVRLPCHGGDGGSVCGRCGGKAPTVPDKLDCFLDDTWCFHAAHPRWSPDINPFTLWSSDPAQEVFFHSGFDSFVYVYLYRFLGHALRDMGLLEHPEILTRFEGHDVVKSGGRKMAKRHGNAADLDRLLDEHGADVVRLAVLAGANPDKPLEWSEDALHRAHRLVREAERLFAARPDPEGPTLPSVSARLAEMDRFMGTYRFATALQSLYLATRDWNRRGGTPNEHRLLCAAWQLFLRGQGLLAAKAHSSAPALA; encoded by the coding sequence ATGACTGAAGGCACCTGGCAGCTGAACTTCGATTCGGCGCCCTTCTGCAACGGGTCACTGCATCTGGGGCATGTGCGATGCTACGTGCAGGGCGACGTCAGCGCACGATGGCTGCGTGCGTCCGGGCTCACAGTCAGATACGCGACCGCCTACGATGCATTCGGGCTTCCGCATGAGGCCGGGGCCGACGCGGCCGGAGTCCCTACCCACCGGTATGTGGCAGACCAGATTGACCGCATCGCAGGGCAACTGAAGCGACTTGGCCTGTCCTACGACCGCACCGATCATCCCCGCACCTGTGATCCCCGGTACTATCGCTGGACGCAGTGGCTCTTCCTTGCACTTTGGAAAGCCGGTCTGGTGTACAGGGCGCAGCGGGACATGCCCTACTGCCACGGTTGCCGCGAATTCCTGGCGGCCACACAGATCGAGCAGGGTCGGTGCTGGCGATGCGGGGCGAGGGCGGGTATCCAGGAGTCCCGGCAGTGGTTCATTCGCACTACCCAGTACGCCACGGAACTCTGGAACGGAATCGACTCGCTGACCGGGTGGAGTCCACGCGCGCGGACCATGATGCGCAGTTTTCTGGCCCGAAAGCAGGGTCGGCTCTGCCTGCTGGAGGTTCCCTTCGAGGGGACCACCCATACCGTGCGTCTCTTCGCAGAGCAGGGCGTGCAGGCCGCTTCGATCGGCCTCTGGGCCGGTCATCCCCTGATCAGGGCTCTGGGTACACCGCAGGCAGCGACCACCCGATCCCGCCGAGGGCAGGGCGGATTCAATACAGACCCCGTGGCCCTGCTCCACCTCGGCCACCAGAAACTGGTGGTCTTTCCGATGGCCGCGCACGACTTGCCCGCAGACGTCGATGCGCGCTTTCTGTCCCAGTCCGGGGACCCGTCGGAACTACCGACGCTCCATGGATCCGAGTCCGGAGGTCATGCGACCACGGTGTTCGGCGTCGGTGACTGGCTTGTGAGCCGATCGCGTGAGTGGGCAACGCCCCTGCCTGCGGTGGAATGTCCCCGGTGCGGCGTGCAGCCCGTGCCTGAGGAGGCGCTGCCGGTCAGACTTCCGTGCCACGGCGGTGACGGTGGTTCGGTATGCGGGCGATGCGGTGGCAAGGCGCCGACCGTGCCCGACAAACTCGACTGCTTTCTGGACGACACGTGGTGTTTCCATGCTGCGCATCCGCGTTGGTCGCCCGACATCAATCCCTTCACCCTGTGGAGCAGCGACCCGGCGCAGGAGGTGTTTTTCCACTCGGGCTTCGACTCGTTCGTGTACGTATACCTCTACCGGTTCCTTGGGCATGCCCTTCGAGACATGGGTTTGCTCGAGCATCCGGAAATCCTGACGCGGTTTGAGGGCCACGACGTGGTGAAATCAGGGGGACGCAAAATGGCGAAGCGGCATGGCAACGCTGCCGACCTGGACCGTTTGCTCGACGAACACGGCGCAGACGTCGTGCGACTTGCGGTGCTCGCCGGCGCAAACCCGGACAAGCCGCTGGAGTGGTCTGAGGACGCGCTCCATCGAGCGCACAGACTGGTCCGAGAGGCCGAGCGGCTTTTCGCGGCCCGACCCGACCCGGAAGGGCCAACCCTGCCCTCCGTCTCCGCCAGGCTTGCCGAAATGGACCGGTTCATGGGCACCTACCGATTCGCCACCGCCCTGCAAAGCCTCTACCTGGCGACCCGCGACTGGAATCGGCGCGGGGGAACGCCGAACGAACACCGCCTGCTGTGCGCGGCCTGGCAGTTGTTCCTCCGCGGGCAAGGTCTTCTTGCCGCGAAGGCTCATTCTTCCGCACCGGCCCTCGCCTGA